In the Haloterrigena turkmenica DSM 5511 genome, GCTGGTCGGCTTCTGGGCGCCGATCGCCGTCTTCCCGAGCGTCGATTTCCCGCAGCCGCTCTCGCCGATCAGCGTGAGCGTCTCCTGTTCGCCGAGCTCGAGGGAGACGTCGTTGACCGCGCGGACCGTCTCCGAGTCGCCGAAGACGTTGAGCAGACCCCCGTCATCGGTGAATTCGACGGAGACGTTGTCCATCGAGAGCATCGGCTCGGACGGCGCCATCAGTTCTCACCTCCGTCGGTCGCGGCGCTTTGGCTGGTCGTCGGAGGGGTATCGGGCGCGGCGCTGATCGGCACCGCGTCGTCGGCCTCGTCGTAGTAGAAACATGCGGACTCGTGGGAGTCGCTCACTGTCATCATCGGCGGGTCGTCGGACCGACACTGCGCGTCGGCCATCGGACACCGGGGATGGTACGAACAGCCCGGAATGTGATCGACCGGGTCCGGCTTGCTCCCCTCGATGATGTTCATCTCGTCGACCGGCACGTTCAGGTCTGGCGTCGTGTCGAGGAGCGCGCGCGTGTACGGGTGCGACGCGTTGTAGAGCAGATCGTCCGTCGTCCCGATCTCGACGATGTTGAACGCGTACATCACGGCGATGCGGTCGGCGAGCTTGGTCAACAGCGGGAGGTCGTGCGTGATGAACACGAGCGTCAGATCGTACTCCGCCTGGAGCTCGCGCAGGAGCGTGACGATCGAGCGCTGCATCAGCAGGTCCAGCGCGGCCGTCGGCTCGTCGAGGACGAGGAGATCCGGCTCGAGGACCAGGGAGAGCGCGATGAGCGCGCGCTGTTTCATGCCCCCCGAGAGTTCGTGGGCGTACGAGTCGAGGATCCGATCCGGATCGAGGTAGACGCTCTCCAAGAGTTCGCGCGCGCGGTCCATGCCGGCGGGAATGTCGCGGTTGTGGTCCTGCAGGGTCTCCCGGAAGTGCGTTCGAATCGTCGTGACGGGGTTGAACGAACTCATCGCCCCCTGGAACACCATGGCGACTTCCTCCCAGCGGAACCGGTTCAGTTCGGACTCCGAGAGTTCCAGCACGGAGACCGGCTCGCCGTCTTCGGGGTGGTAGGTGACCTCGCCGGTCGAAACGCCGGGTTCGACGACGGCGTTGAGAAACGACGAGGCGAGCATGGACTTCCCGCTCCCGCTCTCGCCGATGATGCCGAGCGTCTCGTTGCGAGCGACGTCGAGGTCGGCGTCGCGGACGACCCGCGACTGCCCGCGATTCATCTGGAACGTGACGTTGAGGTCGCGGACCTCCACGATCGTGTCTGTGTTACTCATGCGTTGTCTTATCGGAGTGAATTGCGGACAGTAGTATAGTACTACCGTTATATCCAGTCGTTGACCGATTCATGGTTCGGGACCTCCGTCGTCGTCGATCGTCGACGAGTGACGCGCCCTGAGTCGGACGTTGAACACGCTGTCCATCCCCTGGGAGAACAACACGAGTCCGAACGACATCAGGAAGATCGTCAGTAACGGGAACGCGAGGAAGTGGTACATGTCCGGCCGACTCAGCGCTTGCCCCTCGTAGGCGATGTTCATCATGACGCCCCAGTTGAACGTCGTGAACGGGAGGATCCCGAGGAAGTACAGCCCGACGGACTCAAAGATGATGCGTCGAGAGGCCAGCGCCGAGTTCACCGTGATGTACGGCATCAGCTGGGCGAGGACGTCCCGGCGGAGGATCGTCCCCGTCGAGACGCCCATGATCTGCGAGGCCTCCACGTACGACTCCTCCCGGATGCTGAGCACCTGTGAGCGTACGGTCCTCGCCAGCCCGGGCCAGTTGTCGAGCCCGAGCAAGACGCCGATGACGTACGGGTCTCTGGGCTGGAAGATCGCGATGAGGACGATGACCAGCGGGAGTCCGGGGATGGTGATGATGATGTCGGTGATCGACATCAGTATCGTGTCGATCTTCGAGCCACGGAGGAACCCCGAAAGGATGCCGACCAGCGCCGCGAACCCGACGCTCACGACCGCTCCGGCGAACACCATTCGGAACATGTCCGGCGTCGCGTGGATGAGTTGCGCCCCGATCGGCTGCCCGAAGGTGTCCGTCCCGAGAATGTAGTTGGGGTTCTGGAACGGCGGTTCGAGAACGGGCGCATCCCCGCTCGTCGGTCTGTCGACGAGCCAGACGCCGACAGTTCCCATCAGGAAGAATATCGTGATGATCGCCGTCCCGACGACGGCTCGCCAGTCGGTCATCGCCACCCGGGCGGGGGCGACGACGTACAGGTCGAACTGTCGCTTGAGCCGCTGGGACCGCGGCGTCGGCTCTCGGTCGATGTCCGCGTCGAACAGCGTCTCGAGTTCGTCGTCGGGTCGTTCGTTACTCATTGTTGCCTCCGGCCGAGATTCGGGGGTCGATGAAGCCGTACGTCAGATCCGCGATCAGGATCGCGACGATCGTCACGAGCGTGAAGACGATGAGCGATCCCATGAGCACGGGATAGTTTCTCACCTGGATGGCGTCGTACACTAGCAGTCCCACGCCCGGGTAGGAGAAGATCTCCTCGACGATGACGGAGCTGCTGAGCACGCCGGCGATGCCGATCATGAACTGCGTGTACATCGGCAGGATGGCGTTCCGTCCCACGTACTGGGTCGCGATGCGGGAGTTACGCAGCCCGCGCAGCTCCGCGACGCGGAGGTAGTCCTCCCCGAGGACGCGGACGGAGTTGCCCCGCATCGTCAGCGCCGTGCCGAGCCCGAGCACGCTCATCGACAGTATCGGTAGCGCGGCGTGGAGCGCGATACTCTGCATGAACGCCAGGTTGAACCCCTCTTCGATACCGAGTCCGACTCGTCCGCCCGTCGGGAAGAACTGGTACCGAATGCTGAAGAAGAAGATGAACAGAATCCCCGCGACGTAGTACGGCGTGGAGTTGAGCCCGATAACGACGACGGACGACACCGAGTCGAACCTGGATTTCTCCTTGAAGGCCATCACCGCGCCGAGCACGATGCTCACGGTGTAGCCGATGACCATCGCGTAGACGCTGATGAGCATCGACCACGGGAGTCGCTCGGCGAGGAGCGACGTGACGGTGGCATCCTCGTAGAGCGACTCGCCGAGATCGAACTCGAGGAAGACGCTGCTCATGTACTGGAAATACTGTACGTAAATCGGTGCGTCGCTCTCGAGATTCGTATAGTTCTCGACTAGCTGTTCGATCTGCTCCGGACTGATCGTGTTCGACGAGCCCATCTGCTGGGCGAGGATCTGGTTTCGAAGCGCCTGAGCAGGGCCACCTGGCATCATCTGGTACAGAACGAACGTTAGCGTCACTGTCGCGAAAAACGTCAGCAGCGCCTGTCCAACGCGCTTCGCGAAATAATTCCCTTGCATGTCCTATATCCTGTTATTAGGGGTGTTGTGGTCGAGACGAGTCTAATTCGTCGAAATACGTCCTCGCAGCAGCGCGAACGGTCCCGGGTTCGGACGGTCCATTCGGAACTCGTCCTCGCTCGGGAAGTCGAAATTCTCGACGTCGCCGGCGAAGCCGCGGCTCTCCTGTAAGTGGATGATCGCGGGTAGGTCGAAGTTGACCCACTGGACGAGCGTTCGGGTCAGTTCCTTCGTCTCCTCCTCGGACGATGCGCCCTCGAGGTCGACCATGAGCTGGGCCGGGTTGATCTCGACGCCGTTACCCTCGACTTCCGTCGCGCCGACCTCCTCGGGGATCTCGAGCGAGAACGGCACGCCGGTCGGTCCCGTGTCGCTATCACTGTTGACGTCGCCGGCGAGGAGGCCGTAGAAGTTGTTCGAGAAGTACGCCATGGGATGCCAGTACGGCAGTGCGACGTGCCACATCCAGGCGATGTCGAACTCCCACTCCTGGACCCGCGAGTAGTAGTCCTGACCGATGGCCTCCATCTCCGCGTTCAGCCCGAACTCGTTGAGGTGGTCGGTGAAGACTTTCGTCGGCTGGGACTGCGAAACGGCGGACTGCGTGATGATGGTGAAGTCAGTCGCGTTGCCGTCGGGACTGATCCACTCGTCGCCCTCCCGCGAGTAGCCGGCCTCCTCCATGTAGGCGATCGCCGTCTCCTCGTCGGCCTCGACGGGGTAGTCGATGAGCTGGTCGACGAAGTCCTCACCGAGGTATTCCTCTTCGATGGTCTCTCGGATTCCCGTCTGGACCTGCGTCGGGCTCGCGAGCATTCCCGTCTGCGTCGCGGCGTCGATGATCGCGGGAATGTCGATCGCGGAGATGATCGCGCGGCGAACCGGCCGCCGCGCGAGGTGCTCGTTGTTCCAGTTCAGCATGAACTTCTGGCAGTTGTAGTGGCTCAACTCGTAGATATTCTCGATGTTGTCGGGGTAGTCCGGGCGCTGGCTCTCGGTGATGTACTGAGTCATGTCGAGCTTGTCACTCTTCTCGAGCTGCTCGACCTGCGTCCCCGATTCGACGTTCGGAAGGACCCGAATTTGCTCGATATCCGTTTCGTCGGCCCACGGATGGTCCTCCCACTTGGTCGCCAGCGTCTCGGAGGAGTTGAAGTCCTCGATCTTGAACAGCGAGCTTCCGTATCCCTCCTCGACGAACTCCTCGGTATCGATCGTCATCTGAAGGAGATCCTCGGTAACCGCCTGGCGGCCGCTTTCTCCGCCCGCGTCCTCGTAGCGCTCGTAGTACTCTCGGAAGACCGATTTCGGGGCGCTCGTCCCGAGACCCGCGTTCGATTTCGCGATAACCGGCGAGACCTCGTTCTTGTAGATTCGTTTGACGGTGTAGTCGTCGACCAGTTCGTGGCCTTCGAGGGGGGAAGCCTCCGGGTCCTGGTAGCGCCAGAGCTCCGCCTCGATGAAGTAGTCTTCGGCGGTGATGTCGTTGCCGTTCCAGAAGTTCCATTTGTCTGAGAACTTGATCGTGACCTCGCGGCCGTCGACACTGATGTCCTCGAAGAAATCGGTCGAGACGGTCCCGTCAGAATGCGTCGCGAGCGTTTCCTGTGTCCAGTAGATACTGTACGTCTGTGCGTGGTCCGAGGCGTTCCACGGATTGAAGTGGACCTCCGTCGGCGGACGACCCCCTTCGAACGCCGTGACGAACTCCGTACTGTTGTCGCCGCCACCGACACACCCAGCGAGCGTCGCAGCGAGCGTTCCGGCGCTGGCCCCGACAAATTTACGTCTACTCAAATGACTGTGGTCCTTGATCATCTTTCCCACGGGGTATCCGTTACGACCCATCCTTATGTAGATTTTGGTAAGATATCATAGATATCATAGTACATAATATGAGACTATTCAGCAGATGACCGTCTCGGTTACGAGTAGTGACGGTGGTCTCAGGCAGAATATTCACAGTTGGCGTCCTTCTCGGCCTTCAGACGGGGAATTCTGCGCGGTAAAGCGTTCGGGTTTGCGGATCCACCGAATCTCGAGGCGGTGAGAGTCGGTTAGTTAGTCGTAATGTGGCCGTTCAGCAGCGCGTTCGGTCCCGGATTGGAGCGATCCATGCGAAAGTCGTCCTCGCTCGGGAAGTCGAAGTTCTCGACGTCGCCGGCGAAGCCGCGGTTCTCCTGTAAGTGGACGATCACGGGCAGATCGTAGTTGACCCACTGAGCGAGCGTTCGCGTGAGCTCGATCGTTTCCTCCTCGGACGATGCGCCCTCGAGGTCGACCATGAGCTGGGCCGGGTTGATCTCGACGCCGTTGCCCCCGACTTCCGTCGCGCCGACTTCCTCTGGGATCTCGAGCGAGAACGGCACGCCGGTCGGACCCGTGTCGCTGTCGCTGGTGACGTCGCCGGCGAGGAGACCGTAGAAGTCGTTCGAGAAGTACGCCACGGGATGCCAGTACGGCAGTGCGACGTGCCACATCCAGGCGATATCGAACTCCCACTCCTGAACCCGCGAGTAGTAGTCCTGGCCGACGGCCTCCATCTCCACGTTGAAGCCGAACTCGTTGAGGTGGTCGGTGAAGACCTTCATCGGCTGGGACTTCCTGACCCCCGCCTGCGTGATAGCGGTGAAGTCAGTCGCGTTGCCGTCGGGACCGATCCACTCGCCGCCCTCACGTGAGTAGCCGGCCTCCTCCATGTACTCGACGGCCGTCTCTTCGTCGGCCTCGACGGGGTAGTCGATGAGACTGTCGACGAAGTCCTCGCCGAGGTACTTCTCTTCGATGGATGCACGAATCCCCGTCTGGACCTGCGTTGGCGTCGCCATCAACCCGGTCTGGTTCGCGGCGTCGACGATCGAGGGGATGTCGATCGCGGAGATGATCGCCCGCCGGACCGGCCGCCGCGCGAGGTGCTCGTTGTTCCAGTTCAGGATGTACTTCCGGCAGCTGTAGTGGTCAAGTTCGTAGATGTTCTCGATGTTGTCGGGGTAGTCCGACCGCTGGTCCTCGGTGATGTACTGGGTCATGTCGAGCTCGTCGCTCTTCTCGAGTTGCTCGACCTGCGTCCCCTCGGTTGGCTTTACGCGGATCTGTTCGATGTCCGTTCGGTCCGCCCACGGGTGATCGTCCCACTTCGTCGCCAGCGTCTCGGAGGAGTTGAAGTCCTCGATCTTGAACAGCGAGCTCCCGTACCCCTCCTCGACGAACTCCTCGGTGTCGATCGTCAGCTGGAGGAGGTCGTCGGTCACGGCCTCCCGCTCGCTCTCCGTGGTGGCGTCCTCGTAACGCTCGTAGTACTCGCGGAAGACCGACTTCGGCGCGGAGGTGCCGGCGCCCGCGTTCGATTTCGCGATCGTCGGCGAGATATCGTCCTTGTAGATCCGCTTGACGGTGTACTCGTCGACCAGTTCGTGGCCTTCGATCGGCGAGGCCTCCGGATCCTGGTAGCGCCAGATCTCCTGTTCGATGAGGTAGTCCTCGGCGGTGATGTCGTTGCCGTTCCAGTAGCTCCACTCGTCCGAGAACTCGAGCGTGACCTCCCGACCGTCGACGCTGAGGTCCTCGAAGAAATCGGTCGAGACGGTCCCGTCGGCGTGTGTCACGACCGTTCCCTGAAGCCAGTAGATGCTGTATGTCTGTGCGTAGTCCGACGCGTTCCACGGGTTGAAGTGAACCTGTGTCGGCTGACGGCCGCCCGCAAACGCCGTGACGAACTCCGTCGAGTCGCTGTCGCTGCCGAGACAGCCCGCGAACGTGGCGGCGACCGTGCCGGCGCTCGCGCCGATAAACTGCCGTCTATTTACGCGGGTGTGATTGTGTCTCATATGACTACGGTCCCACCATTACTACCTAACTATATGTATTTTTTGACGGAATCAGTCGGCGCGTCGCGCACAGACCACCATCATTCCGAACGAGAGGGTGCCGATCACAGCAAACGTTACGAGTTGGACGATCGTGATGACGTACGTTCCGGTCCCCCGCTCGATGGCCCCCAGCGCGGCGCCGAGGACGATCAGCGACAGCAGCGAGACCATGAACAGCAGCCGGAAGTGATGACGGAACCGACAGAACGCGTCGACGAGGGTTTCCTCTGCCATGTCGGTCCCTGTTTTCGCTCGGCCGACACAAGTGTTACTGTGTAATTTCATCGCACGGTTGTCGCGTTCGATCAACCAACGAGTCCGTCGGGCGGCGCCCTCGAACCGATTAGCGTCCCGCGGGTGTGCGTAATCGAACGGCGATGCGTCCCCGTCCGGCCGCACGTTCGAGCGTTCAGAGACGCCTCGAGCACAGTGCGACTTTCAGACAGCGGTTTTCGCCGTAAACTTCTAATAATAGATGGTAAATTGAGAAATCGGAGTGTAAGCGATAATGACTGATTCAGACGCGAATACGGCACGGTATCGACGGTACCGACGCGAGTTGCTGAGCGGAATAGCAGCCGGAACGACGGCGATCACGGCCAGCGGTGTCGGCGGAGCGACCGCCAGTGGTCGGACGCGCCGGTCTGCTGTCGGAAGCGGTACCGATACGAGCGAGCATACACGTCAGATGGAGGCACTCGACCGGGGCCTCGTGGCCGTTCCGGTTGAAGACGGTGTACTCGTCCGCTGGCGACTGCTCGGAACCGATCCCGCCGACCGGGGGTTCCACGTGTTCCGCGACGGTGAGCGAGTGAACGATAAGCCGATCACCGAGAGCACAAACTTCCTCGATCCCGAGGGGACGAGAGAGTCGACCTACGCGGTTCGACCGGTCGGCGTCGGTCAAGCTGGCGGAGGGAACCACGACGGAAACGGTAGTGATCGCAAACCGGGACTGTCGAAGTCCGTCGAGGTGTGGGACGAGCAGTACACGGAAATCCCGCTGAACAAGCCCGAGCCGATCGAGGGCGAGGACGGCGAGACGGTCACCTACCACGCGAACGACGCGAGCGTGGGCGACCTCACGGGTGATGGAACGCTCGATATCGTCCTCAAATGGACCCCATCGGACGCGAAGAACAACGCCTTCGAGGGTCACACGAGCGACGTCCTGATCGACGGCTACACGATGGAGGGCGAACACCTCTGGCGACTCAACCTCGGGCAGAACATCCGCGCCGGCGCGGCCTACACGTCGTTCGCAGTCTACGACTTCGACGGCGACGGGACGGCGGAAGTAGCGATGCGGACGTCCGACGGCGCCACGGACGGAATCGGGACGGTCATCGGTGATCCGGACGCCGATCACGCGAACGACGAGGGGCGTATCCTCGAGGGACCGGAGTACCTCACCGTCTTCGACGGCGAGACGGGGGAAGCGCTCGCGACTGAAGACTTCGAGCCCGCACGTGGAGACGCTTGCGACTGGGGCGACTGTTACGGCCATCGCGTCGATCATTTCCTCCCCGCGCCCGCCTACCTCGACGGGGAGCGACCGAGCCTCGTTATGGGTCGGGGCTACTACGAAAAGACGATGCTGGCCGCGTGGGACTTCCGTGACGGCGAACTCGAGACCCGCTGGATCTTCGACAGCACCGACGGCAACGAGGAGTACGAGAGCCAGGGCAACCACCAACTCTCCATCGCCGACGTCGACGGCGACGGGAAAGACGAGATCGTTTACGGCGCGATGGTCGTCGACCACGACGGCACCGGACTGTACTCGACCGGCTGGGGCCACGGCGACGCCCTTCACGTGAGCGATTTCGTCCCGAATCGGGAGGGACTCGAGGTCTTTCAGCCCCACGAGTACGGGTCGTACGGAGCGACGCTCCGCGACGCCGGCACGGGCGAGTTACTGTGGAGCGAGGGCGAAGGGGACGCGGACATCGGCCGGGCCATGATCGCGGACATCGATCCCGACTACGAGGGCGCGGAGCTCTGGGCGGTGAAGCCCCTGACCACCGGCGGCCTCGGTACGTGGACCGCGCACGGTGAGCAGATACGCGAGAACGCCATCGAGTCGGTCAACTCCGCGCTCTGGTGGACGGGCGATCTGCACCGGGAACTGC is a window encoding:
- a CDS encoding ABC transporter ATP-binding protein, producing the protein MSNTDTIVEVRDLNVTFQMNRGQSRVVRDADLDVARNETLGIIGESGSGKSMLASSFLNAVVEPGVSTGEVTYHPEDGEPVSVLELSESELNRFRWEEVAMVFQGAMSSFNPVTTIRTHFRETLQDHNRDIPAGMDRARELLESVYLDPDRILDSYAHELSGGMKQRALIALSLVLEPDLLVLDEPTAALDLLMQRSIVTLLRELQAEYDLTLVFITHDLPLLTKLADRIAVMYAFNIVEIGTTDDLLYNASHPYTRALLDTTPDLNVPVDEMNIIEGSKPDPVDHIPGCSYHPRCPMADAQCRSDDPPMMTVSDSHESACFYYDEADDAVPISAAPDTPPTTSQSAATDGGEN
- a CDS encoding ABC transporter permease; protein product: MSNERPDDELETLFDADIDREPTPRSQRLKRQFDLYVVAPARVAMTDWRAVVGTAIITIFFLMGTVGVWLVDRPTSGDAPVLEPPFQNPNYILGTDTFGQPIGAQLIHATPDMFRMVFAGAVVSVGFAALVGILSGFLRGSKIDTILMSITDIIITIPGLPLVIVLIAIFQPRDPYVIGVLLGLDNWPGLARTVRSQVLSIREESYVEASQIMGVSTGTILRRDVLAQLMPYITVNSALASRRIIFESVGLYFLGILPFTTFNWGVMMNIAYEGQALSRPDMYHFLAFPLLTIFLMSFGLVLFSQGMDSVFNVRLRARHSSTIDDDGGPEP
- a CDS encoding ABC transporter permease, with the protein product MQGNYFAKRVGQALLTFFATVTLTFVLYQMMPGGPAQALRNQILAQQMGSSNTISPEQIEQLVENYTNLESDAPIYVQYFQYMSSVFLEFDLGESLYEDATVTSLLAERLPWSMLISVYAMVIGYTVSIVLGAVMAFKEKSRFDSVSSVVVIGLNSTPYYVAGILFIFFFSIRYQFFPTGGRVGLGIEEGFNLAFMQSIALHAALPILSMSVLGLGTALTMRGNSVRVLGEDYLRVAELRGLRNSRIATQYVGRNAILPMYTQFMIGIAGVLSSSVIVEEIFSYPGVGLLVYDAIQVRNYPVLMGSLIVFTLVTIVAILIADLTYGFIDPRISAGGNNE
- a CDS encoding ABC transporter substrate-binding protein; translation: MSRRKFVGASAGTLAATLAGCVGGGDNSTEFVTAFEGGRPPTEVHFNPWNASDHAQTYSIYWTQETLATHSDGTVSTDFFEDISVDGREVTIKFSDKWNFWNGNDITAEDYFIEAELWRYQDPEASPLEGHELVDDYTVKRIYKNEVSPVIAKSNAGLGTSAPKSVFREYYERYEDAGGESGRQAVTEDLLQMTIDTEEFVEEGYGSSLFKIEDFNSSETLATKWEDHPWADETDIEQIRVLPNVESGTQVEQLEKSDKLDMTQYITESQRPDYPDNIENIYELSHYNCQKFMLNWNNEHLARRPVRRAIISAIDIPAIIDAATQTGMLASPTQVQTGIRETIEEEYLGEDFVDQLIDYPVEADEETAIAYMEEAGYSREGDEWISPDGNATDFTIITQSAVSQSQPTKVFTDHLNEFGLNAEMEAIGQDYYSRVQEWEFDIAWMWHVALPYWHPMAYFSNNFYGLLAGDVNSDSDTGPTGVPFSLEIPEEVGATEVEGNGVEINPAQLMVDLEGASSEEETKELTRTLVQWVNFDLPAIIHLQESRGFAGDVENFDFPSEDEFRMDRPNPGPFALLRGRISTN
- a CDS encoding ABC transporter substrate-binding protein yields the protein MRHNHTRVNRRQFIGASAGTVAATFAGCLGSDSDSTEFVTAFAGGRQPTQVHFNPWNASDYAQTYSIYWLQGTVVTHADGTVSTDFFEDLSVDGREVTLEFSDEWSYWNGNDITAEDYLIEQEIWRYQDPEASPIEGHELVDEYTVKRIYKDDISPTIAKSNAGAGTSAPKSVFREYYERYEDATTESEREAVTDDLLQLTIDTEEFVEEGYGSSLFKIEDFNSSETLATKWDDHPWADRTDIEQIRVKPTEGTQVEQLEKSDELDMTQYITEDQRSDYPDNIENIYELDHYSCRKYILNWNNEHLARRPVRRAIISAIDIPSIVDAANQTGLMATPTQVQTGIRASIEEKYLGEDFVDSLIDYPVEADEETAVEYMEEAGYSREGGEWIGPDGNATDFTAITQAGVRKSQPMKVFTDHLNEFGFNVEMEAVGQDYYSRVQEWEFDIAWMWHVALPYWHPVAYFSNDFYGLLAGDVTSDSDTGPTGVPFSLEIPEEVGATEVGGNGVEINPAQLMVDLEGASSEEETIELTRTLAQWVNYDLPVIVHLQENRGFAGDVENFDFPSEDDFRMDRSNPGPNALLNGHITTN
- a CDS encoding rhamnogalacturonan lyase, which gives rise to MEALDRGLVAVPVEDGVLVRWRLLGTDPADRGFHVFRDGERVNDKPITESTNFLDPEGTRESTYAVRPVGVGQAGGGNHDGNGSDRKPGLSKSVEVWDEQYTEIPLNKPEPIEGEDGETVTYHANDASVGDLTGDGTLDIVLKWTPSDAKNNAFEGHTSDVLIDGYTMEGEHLWRLNLGQNIRAGAAYTSFAVYDFDGDGTAEVAMRTSDGATDGIGTVIGDPDADHANDEGRILEGPEYLTVFDGETGEALATEDFEPARGDACDWGDCYGHRVDHFLPAPAYLDGERPSLVMGRGYYEKTMLAAWDFRDGELETRWIFDSTDGNEEYESQGNHQLSIADVDGDGKDEIVYGAMVVDHDGTGLYSTGWGHGDALHVSDFVPNREGLEVFQPHEYGSYGATLRDAGTGELLWSEGEGDADIGRAMIADIDPDYEGAELWAVKPLTTGGLGTWTAHGEQIRENAIESVNSALWWTGDLHRELLDHDWDSEENYGVGRLTKWNPETQELELLKSFEGTRSNNWTKGNPCFSGDILGDWREEVIWRTEDSEALRLYATPHETDHRLYTLLHDPQYRVALSWQNVIYNQPPWPSYFLGHGMDDPPKPDIELVSADDG